A window of Photobacterium sp. GJ3 contains these coding sequences:
- a CDS encoding type IV pilin protein, which translates to MAKPQNMAAGNRPERELNRKEIKPMKQHRQQGVTLIEMLIVLGLIGILASIAYPAFQAQLQQANFRQAQADLIMLHLSIEQTLTQGKAIPGELSPELCPACRFENPDYRYRLENHQGSYVLRAESYQTARPCPQLTLKADGTSLPPSCW; encoded by the coding sequence ATGGCGAAACCTCAGAATATGGCAGCAGGCAACAGGCCCGAAAGAGAGCTCAATCGAAAGGAAATCAAGCCGATGAAACAACACCGCCAGCAAGGCGTGACCCTGATCGAAATGCTGATTGTACTCGGCCTCATCGGGATTCTGGCCTCAATCGCCTATCCGGCTTTTCAGGCGCAACTGCAGCAAGCCAACTTCAGACAGGCGCAGGCCGATCTCATCATGCTTCACTTATCGATTGAGCAAACGCTGACACAAGGCAAAGCAATCCCCGGAGAACTCTCTCCTGAGCTCTGCCCGGCCTGTCGTTTTGAAAACCCTGATTACAGGTATCGGCTGGAAAATCATCAGGGCAGTTACGTCCTGCGGGCAGAAAGTTATCAAACTGCGCGCCCATGCCCTCAATTAACTCTAAAAGCAGACGGCACATCACTGCCACCCTCGTGCTGGTAA
- a CDS encoding Tfp pilus assembly protein FimT/FimU, which yields MAGEALLAEWETTQKMAGLRGVFLQRSASQRGVTLLELSLVLTLMMLLAMSVVPSFSAMLAQQRLQRLVTELEWLLVQAKSESVMRGEPVQLVMRGVPHVASVGRETKANWQIAVNSATQQNLLKTLSGEGYPALQLSRSFSEAVVPLDSLTGRPHAAGSLYVRQSGQDEVVRITFSNVTGRIYVCASRTFADYAAC from the coding sequence ATGGCAGGAGAAGCACTTTTGGCAGAATGGGAAACGACACAAAAAATGGCTGGGCTGCGCGGTGTGTTTTTGCAGCGATCTGCGAGTCAGCGAGGGGTGACGCTGCTTGAGCTGAGTCTGGTGCTGACACTGATGATGCTCCTCGCGATGTCGGTTGTGCCTTCATTTTCAGCCATGCTGGCTCAGCAGCGGCTTCAGCGGCTAGTGACCGAACTGGAGTGGTTGCTGGTGCAGGCAAAATCAGAATCTGTGATGCGGGGAGAGCCCGTTCAACTGGTGATGCGTGGTGTCCCTCATGTGGCGTCCGTCGGGCGAGAAACCAAAGCCAACTGGCAGATCGCCGTGAATTCAGCCACGCAACAAAATCTGCTCAAAACACTGTCTGGGGAAGGGTATCCGGCACTACAACTCAGCCGGAGCTTTTCAGAGGCGGTGGTGCCGCTCGATTCCCTGACGGGCCGCCCGCATGCTGCCGGAAGCTTGTATGTTCGTCAGTCGGGTCAAGACGAAGTTGTCCGGATCACTTTCAGTAATGTGACCGGGCGGATTTATGTCTGTGCTTCCCGGACATTCGCTGATTATGCAGCCTGTTAG